Below is a genomic region from Halobacterium sp. CBA1132.
GCGCTCATCTTCCGGTCCGGCAAAATCGTCTGCACCGGCGCGAAATCGACCGACGACGTTCACGAGAGCCTCCGCATCGTCTTCGACAAGCTCCGCGAGCTCTCCATCGAAGTCGAGGAGGAGCCCGAAATCGTCGTCCAGAACATCGTCACCTCGGCGGACCTGGGCCGACAGCTCAACCTCAACGCCATCGCCATCGGCCTCGGTCTCGAGAACATCGAGTACGAGCCCGAGCAGTTCCCCGGCCTCGTCTACCGCCTCGACGAACCCGAAGTCGTCGCGCTGCTGTTCGGCTCCGGCAAGCTCGTCATCACCGGCGGGAAGAAGCCCGAGGACGCCGAGCACGCCGTCGACAAGATCGTCTCCCGGCTCGAAGAACTCGGCCTCCTCGAATAAGGCGACGTGGTCGTCCTCCAGGTCCAGCCCGCGCCCGGCACGCTCGGCCAGTACGTCGGCACGCTCGTCGGCGGCTGGCTGCTGTTCGCGTTCACCGCGCACGTCGCCGCGACGTACATGCTCGGCGACGTCCCGTGGAAGCGCGCGCTCCTCGTCGGCGTCGCGCCCGCCGTCGTCACGGTCGCGCTCGTGCGGTACAACCCGGCGGTCATCATCGCCGTCAGCCTCGCCGCCGACCTCGCGGCCGTCCACGCGGTCTACCGCGTGAAGTACCGGACCGCAGCGCTCGTCGTCGTGATGCACTACGTCGTGACGCTGGCGCTCGTGCTGTCCACCGCGTACCTGCTGGCGCTGTCGGGCACCGCGCCGACCTGAGTTTCACGCACAGAAAACGCGCACCCCGCTTTTTGTCCGGTCCCGAGTACTACAGGACATGAACGGCTACGAGCGGCGCGTGCTCCGCGCGAGCACCCTCGCACTCACCGCCGCCGCGCTCGCGTACGCCGCCTCCTACGTCCACAAGCCCGGTGCCGACGTCGCCGCCGTGTTCGGCATCGCCGCGGTCCTCCTCGGCGCGTACCACGCGCTCGGCGACCCCGATGCGGCAGCGGGCGCGTGGCTGTCACCGACCGGCGCGGCCGTCCTCTCGATCACCGTGGACGCACCCCAAGACCTGCGACTCGCGGCGCTCGCGCTCGCGGGCCTGAGCGTGCTCGGATTCGTCGCCTACCCGCTCACCGCGTCCGCCGCGAGAGCCGTCCAGCGCGTCAATTTCCTCCGGTGACTACTCGACGAGGCGCTCGATTTCCGTGACGAGAATACCGGTCGCGCCTTCGCGTTTGAGGTCGTTGACCGCCTCGAAGACGTCGCGTTCCTCGACGACGGCGTGGACAGCCACAATGCCGGGTTCGTCGACATCTAGCACGGTCGGCCCGCCCAAGCCCGGAATCACGTCCTCGATGGCGTCGAGGTTCTCCTCGGGCGCGTTCAGCATCAGGTAGCGTTTGCCCTCCGCCGAGCGCACGGACTGCAAGGCCGTCTGGACCTGCTGGACTTTCGGGTCGTCGACGACGTCATCGCGGGCGAACAGCCGCACGGAACTCTGCAACACCTCGTCGACGACCTTCAGGCGGTTGACCCGGAGTGTGGTCCCCGTCGACGTGATGTCGACGATGGCGTCGGCCATCTCCACGTGCGGCGTGAGTTCGGTCGCGCCAGACACCTCCACGATGTCCGGGTCGACGTCCTTCCCGTCGAAGTACGCCCGCGTAATCGTCGGGAACTCCGTCGCGACGGTCTTCCCTGCGAGGTCGGCGGCGGCGTCGATACTGCCGTCCTCGGGCGCCGCCAGCACCAGCCGGCACTTCCCGTAGTCGAGATCGAGCAAGTCGTCGACGTTCTCGACGCCGGACTCCCGCACTTGGTCGAGGCCCGTGATGCCGAGGTCCGCCGCGCCGTCCGCGACGTACTCCGGGATGTCCGCCGCCCGCGCGTACAGCACGGTAATCTCGGGGTCGACGGTGTCGGCGTACAACTGGCGGTCGGCGCCGCTCTCCACGCCGATACCGGCTCTGTCGAGGAGGTCCAGCGTCGGGTCGTGC
It encodes:
- a CDS encoding TATA-box-binding protein, with amino-acid sequence MTDPKETINIENVVASTGIGQELDLQSVAMDLEGADYDPEQFPGLVYRTQDPKSAALIFRSGKIVCTGAKSTDDVHESLRIVFDKLRELSIEVEEEPEIVVQNIVTSADLGRQLNLNAIAIGLGLENIEYEPEQFPGLVYRLDEPEVVALLFGSGKLVITGGKKPEDAEHAVDKIVSRLEELGLLE
- the hisG gene encoding ATP phosphoribosyltransferase — protein: MRIAVPNKGRLHDPTLDLLDRAGIGVESGADRQLYADTVDPEITVLYARAADIPEYVADGAADLGITGLDQVRESGVENVDDLLDLDYGKCRLVLAAPEDGSIDAAADLAGKTVATEFPTITRAYFDGKDVDPDIVEVSGATELTPHVEMADAIVDITSTGTTLRVNRLKVVDEVLQSSVRLFARDDVVDDPKVQQVQTALQSVRSAEGKRYLMLNAPEENLDAIEDVIPGLGGPTVLDVDEPGIVAVHAVVEERDVFEAVNDLKREGATGILVTEIERLVE